The Verrucomicrobiales bacterium nucleotide sequence GATGGTGAACCCAAGCAACTTCATGCCTCGCATCCAGCCCATCCGTAGCCTTTTAGTGGAATTTTGCATTTTGCTTTGTCGGTTGAGAGTCAAAACTAGAGCTGAATTGGGTCACGGAACATTGCTACTGGTCTTGGGTTCTGTGATCCGAACCGCGAACCCCAGATCCGAGCTGCTTTGCCAGTTCGTCTCCCCGGAATCGAGGCTCCCATCTCCATCCAAGTCCTCCACTACGTCCGGGATGCCATCGTTATCATGGTCATTGGCCGTCGTGCTGGTCGAAGACGATGTGGCAACGTAATGCCAGCCAATATCGAGCCCGGTCGTCGTCTCCTTCACTTGGTTGGTATCGGTGGTGTAGTGATAGAACCCCGCCAGACTGGCATTGGTGACGCTCCCATTGTTCACCAAGATGCTCGACGTGGGCAGGTAATACCTTCCGAGGGACCCGGAGAGGAAGGTGAGATTGGTGTTGATTACGGGAGTGCTAAGGGAGCCGCTCAACACGAAGCAGCTTGTGCAACCGTTGGTCTGGTAAGCATTCCAACCGTTGTCCCAGCTTCCGCCTCCTGTATCGAGCAAGCTCTGATACAGGATGGTATCGCGCACGCTCACAAGATTGGCACCCGCATCGTAGGTAGTCAGTGCACCGCCATAAAGCAGGCAGTTTTTGAAGTTCGCCCGTCGACTGGCGTCCGAGACATCACCTTGAAGAACAGAAAACACCCTTTCAAAAAGACAGTTTGTAAAGTTAATAAGATGAAAGTCGACGGCTATAGTCCCGCCGGAGAAAACTGAATCTCTGAGTGAGATTGCTAACGCCGTTGTGTCCAAACCCGCGCCGCTGAGCACGGGCACAGAGCTGTTTCCTAGAGTGGAAATCTCGCCAAATCGGAGGGAGATCTCGGTGGACGAAGCCGTCCCAAATACGGTTTGGCGTGTTACCAAGGCACCCACATCCCCTTGCCAAGCCGTGCTGGCCTGTTCTTGCAGCGCATTATACCAAACTAAACGACACGGAGAGCTGGGAGTCCCCTGCACCTTCAGCTTGGCACCGTAATCGATCCAGAAAATGTAATTGTCCGATGGGCTGGCTCGGTATCCGGCAATTACCACCCCAGGATTGACCAAGATCGTCGTACCATTCGTGGCATAGAGCCCAGAGATCGCGTAGTCCGCAACGGAGTAGTGATAACCTAGATCTGGCGTGTCCGTATCGCGCTCGACCGTTCGAGAATAACTCACCACTCCTGCGGTGAGCTGGCCAGGAGATACCACGACCGGGGGGAATGTCGTCAGATTCTTAAAGTCGCTCGAAAGACCGGAATTGATCCCCGTGATTCCGCTGTTCCGATAGCTGCTCCCATCGACGAGGTAATGAGCGCCAGCCCCTACGGTCTGATACACGCCTGTGGCACTTGCGAGAACGGTGACCCCCGATCCAGAGTAACCGGTGGTCGTTGTCACCGCGGTCAGCAGGCTATTGGTTAAGGTGAGAGTGAAGCTAGCGGAATTCCCATTGAGCTTCGTGCCCGCATCGAGCGTCAAATGCTCGCAGCGCGCCGTGCTGTTGCTGCCCGTGAAACTGTTGCTAAAGTTGTAGAATAGGCCATTGCGGACCGCTGAAGTGGCATTGGTCAGAGTGATGGCGTTGGAGCAATTTACAAACTGGGCATGAGAAATGGAATGGCCACTTCTTCCCAGGATGCGGATGGCATTCTTCGCATGAGAAATGCGCACATTCTGAAGCGTGAAATCGGCGGCGGCGGTATTGGCGTCGAAATCCAGCGCAACATCGGCATACTGTCCGGTAAGTGTATTCGCTCGGACGGTCTCGCCCACACTCACATCATCTATCGCGGTGAGTACTATGGGGCGCCACGTACTTCCGAGCCAAGATACTGGGCCCGTTACTTTTACTTTAGCGGCATTCGTATACTTTAAAACTGATCCGGCTTCGAATGTTGTTGTGCCTGATAGTGTTACAGTGCCAGCGATATGATACGTGCAGTCTCCCTGAAAGGTCATCCCCGCGATATTTGTGGTATTAAGCAGCTGAAAATCTATACAGAAGCCCGGGTTACGCTTCCAATCAAATGCCATCAGCGCTTCTCGTTTCGGTTTTCCGATGGAGGCCGTTCGCTTCAGTTTCGCTTTACCGCTCAGCTGAGCCAAAAGTTCCTGGTCGCCTTTTACCACTTCGCGCTTAGCCATCCGTTGAACTGCGGGATTTTTCCCAGCATTTGCTCCGTTCGGATTGAGCTGATCCAGAAAGGGTTTCACCTTTGAGTATTCAACTTTCTCTACTAAGAATTTCCGATTATTAACGTCCCCGTAGGCCTTGCGGACCGGCACGGAGACATCTTGATTATCCGTCGTAAACGCTTTGCCCGCCGCGATACGAGAGGAGCCAAAATCGACGACCACATCTTTGGCGACTCCATCTTCAAAGACCGGGAATACAGTCGAATCTGGGGGGCTTAAAAATTCACTCCACAGCTCAATGGTGGTTGATTCTGCGATGAGGCCGTATGCTTCAGGATGGAAGTCGCTGTCGTCAAATATGATGCAATCCTGCTCTATGCCTTCCCTCGAATAGGAAATTCTGATCGCTGCACCTGGGAACGCATTCTCGTAGAGCACCACATTGGGAGCGATGAGTTGTCCTTGAGAATCTTGAATTTCGGAGATCAAAACGCTTTGTCCGGTCCCATCCCTCATGGCGAGTAGGACTGGGCTAATCTCGAAACGTTTTCCATCGCTCGTGACCAAGTCAATGGCGTTTGCCGTGTTCACATTCCCCGCGAGGATAAGCCGCATCGGACCTTGGTCTGCCACAAACCCATTTTCGAACACTTGGAATTCTTCTCGCGTGAGCTCCCATTGGGCATCCGGGCCGTCAGGTAGAAAGCACAGACTATTGGCAAGCTCGGTGATGCGATTGGTGCGTTGGAATGCCTTGCCATTCTCGTCAAGAAACGAAGTGATGCGGTTAAGCACCTGATGATGAGGCCCCCTTTCCACGACCTGTAGTTCCTGAGCTGTGGATGAAAGAACGACAGCCACGAGAAGAAGGAATGCGCTTTTCATAAATTGAGAGGAAGAATTGCCACGCGGGGACGGAACAAGAGCGGGAAGAGGTCGGGCCGATGGAATAATCTCAGCGGGAATTAGCATCGCTTTTCCTTGCTCCAGCTTTCATCACGAGATCCATTCATGATTTTTTTACCTGACCTTGGCGTTGTTGATGAACAAATACGCCGATTCAAATTCCCTGCAAGCAGAAAATGAAATTCCCCGACTAATTTTTTAGAAGACGCCTTTAGCTGATGACAAGCGCGCACACAGAGGAATACGCATCGACATCGATTTTCCTTACAAGATTGCTCCAATCTCTCCATAGCCTATCCATCACATCGCGATGATCACCTGGGTCAATAAGCACTCCCGTCACCCCAATCGTCACCTCACCACGCACGCCACGACACAACAACTCTCGGGTGCCAGCTCGCTCTGCTGCCACGATCCGCCGTTGGCTTTCGGTGGAGACTGATTTCATCAGAGCCATGAAAAGCTGGAAACCTCCCACATTCGGGGGATACTCATCGTTAAGACTGAATTAGGAATGCGACCTCTTCCATCCAAGTCGGCCCGTGCCGCAAAAGCAAAACCCTTCGCCGAAGAACCCGATCAGGTGATCGCACGGATCACCCGCCGCTCCTATCAACTGCGCCATGCCCGCAAACGACGAGGCGGTGTCCGGAGCGCACGCGGCCACCAAGCTTCCGAGTGGACGCTCGAAGAACTCAAACTTCTAGGCACGCGCCCCGATGCCGAGATTGCCAAGCTCACCCAACGCACAGTCTTGGGGGTCACCCTCCGACGGAGGAGACTCAAAATCCCCACCTTCGGCTCGACCTTTCGACGGTGGACCAAGGCTGAAGACCAGCTCCTAGGAAAACTCCGTGATGAGGAACTCGCCACAAAGCTCAATCGACCCATCAGCGGAATTCAGCAGCGGCGTCGCAAACGATGTCTCCGACTGCCGGATGCTCCCAAGCCATGGACTAGGAAAGAGGAACGAGTGTTAGGCAAACACTCCGATTCACAAACTGCCAAGCTCCTTGGTCGGACTCCCAATGAGATTTATCACCGCCGAACCAAGCTGGGGATTTCTCCCTTCATGCCGCAACACAAGCCGTGGACACCTGTCGAAGAAGCCCTCTTGGGAACCATTCCCGATGGGGAATTGGCCAAGCAGCTTCAACGATCAAAGCATTCCATCCAGACACGTCGTCGATCCCGCGACATTCCCGTAAAAAGGGCTCCGCGGGTCTCCTGGAGACCACAGCATGAAAAGCTACTCAAAAGCTTACCAGACAAGGATGTAGCCAAGCGCACCGGACGCAGTCTTCGGTCGGTAGCACGGCGTAGACGGCAGCTCGGGCGCTTTTTTAGGGATTACCAGGCTAAGGAATGGACTGCGAAGGAAGATGCTCTCCTGGGCACCGACACCGATGAAGCCATTGCCAAGAGGCTCAGGAGGCACCGTGCTGGGGTGGCCGCTCGCAGAATGCGGCTGGGGATAGGCTCCACGCGCCAATCGTGGACCAAAGCTCAAGATGCTCTGGTCGCTCGTTACTCTGATCAGGAAGCCGCCAAACGACTGAACAGATCCATGAGTTCAGTCAAGAATCGCCGATTCCGATTAAAACTGTCCCCCGCCCGTCCAGGCTGGCGCCGTTTCACTCCAGAAGAAGACCGACTCCTCGGCACAGATACTGATCGCGCGATCGCTCGACGCCTGGGTCGAGATGCCGGGAGTGTGCAAAGCCGACGCCTCAAACTAGCCATCCCCTCTACGATGCGCGTGTGGTCCAAGGAAGAACTGGCGATCCTGGGCACCCGCCCCGACGCCGAGTTAGCCAAGAAGTTCGGACGCACAGAGAAAGCAATTCTTTCAAAACGCCTGGCTCTCCATATCCCCAAGCCTAAAATGCAATAAGCTGCCCCTTGCCGAGCACACCCGTTCAAGCGGTGGTGTAGGGGACGTCGGCCGGATCTTTCGAGCGTCAAACTGACACGGTTCCCGACGAAGCAAACCTTTCCTCCTGGCGGAGTGGTACACCTCACTCGCTCAGATCTTTGTCGGCGGCAGGCTGCCAGCCAATCATTCCGCCAGCCTCATCGTGCTCCCGCGAGCTGATCGATTCATTACGACATCAAGGCAGATTTTTGCGAGGACACCAACTCCTATCGGGCGATAGGGACTTAGAGGCATCCAGATACACTAAGAGGATCGAATCATTATTGACATTCTCCGGTATGCGATTACGACTGACTCATGCCCAGGATAATGAATACCCCAACAGGATGGTTACACGCTCTCTTGGCCGCCATCACCCTCGCCTTCCACTTGAACGCTGCGATGGCAACAAATATCACCAACACCGTCCCCTTCGATCCGCCTCTCAACATTTGGACGGACCAATCCTTATCAATCCCGCAGTTCAATGCGTCAAACGGCACCCTCAGAAACGTCCAGTTAGCTTTTAACATGCAAACCGACGGAACCATCCGAATCAGGAATGGCTGCACCCAGAGAAAGACGATTAACTTCGCGTATAGCAACTCGTTTGTTCTTCGGGTCCTGGAGACTAATTTTGAAGCGGCTACCGAAAGCCGGACAGGACTGGCCTTATCACCAGGGGAAACCGCTGAATTCGGCTCACAGAGCAAACGAAGAACGGTTACATTCGATGTTTCAGAGACTGGGAAGTTTATAGGCAACGGCACTACGGTTGCTAATGTTTCACGCGCGGGCTCAGTAACCGCAACCTGTGTTGAAGGCGGATGTGGGTGTGTCGCAGCATCGATAGTCAGTTTCGATATACGAGGAGAGGTTTCCGTGATCTATACCTTCGACCCACCACCACCACCGCGAATCAATTGGGAACTGGCTCCTAATGGACTAGACCTTCTCCTCTCGTGGCCAATACAGGAGGGGTTCAGTTACGTGTTGGAAACGTCGACCGGGTTCGACAATTGGTTACCCATTTCCACGAACGCGGCCCCTACGATTGTCGCCCGCGAGCAGGTCGCAATCGGAACCGAGGCCGAACGGTTTTTTCGCATAAGCCGTGCCGCAGTAGTGGTGCACTGACGGCTGCTTTTCTTGGAGCTCAGAAGCAGGCCAGCAGCGTCCTAATGGTCCATCCGATTCTTCTGCTACTCTCGAGAGCCTGCAGTTTGGGTGGCATGTTCTCCTCTGCCGGGATGAGACTTGTCGAGCTAACGAGTGCTGAGACCTCTTCTCCCATGCTAAGAATCCATCGTTTCGAACGAGGCGTTACTCGAACATTGTCCAGGCTTGAGAACTGACTTCGTACCTCTTCAATGAGCTGGCGATACGCCCGCTCATCTGATTCGAGCGTGAACGTTTGATCGCCTGAGACCACGTAGTCTGCCTCGTTCTGTGCCGCGAGTAGTCGGTCAGCAGCCGGAAGGATCACCGACTCCCGAATCACTTCCCGGTCTCGCTCGTTGTATGAACGTTTAGGACATTGTGCTTGCGCTACGGATACCAGAGAGACGAATCCAAGAAACGTCGCAGCCAGCGAAAAGACGAAGTGTGATTTTGACATCCTAGAGCCCCCCTTTGATCAAGTTTTGGATGGTGTATCTTCCAACCAACCCACTCCGCATGTCAACAGGCCATGATTCGGAGAGGCTTAGGGCGACAAATGTTCCGACTAGTTCCGACAGGGCTCTGGTCGCATCTGCCGGAAATGTAGCGACTCGGAAGTCCTCAACCGGAGATAGGGAAGTTCGATCACAGGATCTAGACTCGTTGGGAGGAGAATTCCTGCATGCCGTGAAGCAAATCCAGACCCAGTCAGAATTCGGGAGGAAAGACGCCGCTGATGTCACTGAACGTTGTAAGAAGCCTTGAGGTCCTCTCAACCTCGTAAAAGTCGATAAAGTTACTGAGAAACGCCCTCCGCAAGTTTTCGTCGTTCTGAACGACAGTCCCGTCTGCAAACAGTAAGGTGGGGAAGAAAACCTCGCCGTGCGAGAAAATTTCGGAACGATCGTCACAAAACAACTGCTGATACTTCTCGAGGGCGACGTGAGCCGTAGCCAAGGGCGGCTGGTCGAAGGCTCGAGAAAAGGTTGCAGAGCCCCAAAGGTGATCTACAGCCCAGGTACCGAAAGGCATACCTTGAACCTGAGGGAAATCTGGGAAACGGCGGAGCAGCTGTGTCATGAGGACCGGTAGAGCCTCCGTCGTCAAACTCGGATCGGAGAAAGGACGTAAGAGGTTTGGATTTTCGATGAGATAAGTCAGTCGTTTGAGTGGATTGAGCGCATCAGAAACCCACGAATCAAACACGTCCCGGGAAACATCAAGGATTGAAAACGCAGGATAAGCAAAGTGCGACGCTGCAACGACAGCGACCATTGCGACAAAGGGTGAACGATGCGCTTCTCGCAATCGCTCGATGAGTTGAAATCCTTTAGTATAGGAGCTGTGCGGATTCCTGACTGACAACCGCCGCCGGCTCGTTCTCTGGGCTACCTCCCTGACTTCGCGAAACATCTGACCCCGCGCTTCCTCACTCATCCCGGGAATGAGCCTCTCCACAACGCGCTCTCTGATTTCGTGCGAGAACTCACTCTCGCCACAAGCAACCTCTACGGAGACGAAAGTTGCAAACCCTTCGTGCAGTATCTTCCACCGATTGTGGAGCCGAGTTCGACGTTCATTGATGAGTTCGAATACCTGCCACCGAGTCCGAAACGGATTTTGGTTTAGTAGCTCGCGAACGTCGTGGATCAGACCATCAGACAAGGCCATCTGCGTCTGTAAATCAGTGCCTTCCCTTGGTTCGCCAAACAGGAATAACTCTCTAAAGAGACGCTTCTGCTCCGGAGATCCGTTCCGCCATGAAAGCATGGCCTGACGGAGTTCCTGAAAGAGCATCTTCTCGATCGGAGCGGGGAGTTTGTGTAGTAGTTGCAGTGTCAGCCCTAGCACCCCATTTTGGAGTTGTGCATGAGCGAACTCGTGCAAAAAATCGAACATCTGCTTTCCATCGCGTATGGAGTGCGGCCCGAAAATGAAATTTACGAAGGGATGATATCGGATCCCTTTCTCAGGGTTGAGAAGTCGAAAGGCAGCGAAGTAAGCGGGAAAAACCCGTTCAATAGACGGGTCGAATGGGAGCTCCATCAAGGACTGTTCTCTTTCCGACATGACCTCAGGATAGCATCAGCAATCTCGGAAGTTAAGCGGCTGCGTTCAGCTGCTGAAAGATACTGGGGAAGATGATCTCTCACAGAGGATTCAACCTGCTGACGTTGGAGCTCCTGCTGACGCTGCGCGACAGCAGTGAAGACGCGCTCTATCTCACTCAGATCCTGATCGCTTAACTCGCCTTGGCCAGGATTGGGGAGCCCCTTGGTGAACAGATTGGCCGCAACAGAAATGAGGAATCCGCTGATGATGACCCAAGCCGCAGAATCACCTGCGGAGTCCGAGCGTAGCTCGCTTGATGTACGGGCATCCGCATCCTCAATCAACGCGAGGATTTCATCTGCCAGCTCTAACGCGCGGTGTGGTCCCTCTGACATGCTTGTAGTCATGTTCAGTTGTTCCTTCGTTCGCAAGAACATTTTCCAGCCCTGTGAGGACACCAAGACGTTCTTAAGCGGCCCTGGGGCTAGCGCTGGGCTCAACGCCATTGAGTTGCCATCCGTTTCCGAACTCCTCCATCTCCGATGGAGGTTGGTGTCCCCCAAAAAAAGAAGGCTGCTGGTCGGAGAAAATCAGAGCAGGAAAACGGGAAGAAAGCTGGTGGTGGAAGGAGGCAGAACGAGCGGGAATTGGAGGCTTTCAAACAAGCGGAACCGGACAGGGATTGGGGCTGACAGGAAGCGAGCGAAGGGATGGAGAATTGCGCCAGACTGACACTGATCGCGCCGTCATGGGTCCCCCCGCCGGTGATCCAAATCAGTCCCCTCCCCTCCTACCCCTTCGCCTAGTCCTTCGCCACGACTCTTGCCCCACGGGAATTTTTTGCCCTCCACCGTTTCTGAATCACCTCGCAAGCCCGCGACAGCGCCTTCTCGTCCTCGGCGATGCGCCGGAGTGCCACAGTGGCAAACCACTTACTTCCGTTCCTCTCAGGCCGTCCCAGGGGGCAAAGAACGCCTTTGGCGACGAGCACCGGGATGTCGTGAAGTTGAAACCCAAGGAACGCCGCCGCCTCGGCAGCTGAAAGCCTGGCTGGCAACGTTCGAAGATTTAGTAGTTCTCGCTGATCTTGAGTCATGGGTGGTGGGGGCATTCCCCGCCGGGTGTCGCGGAGATGCCCACGCGAACCTATCCGCCACGACCCCGCTTTAGGTTGCAACCTGGCGACATGTCACCCGCCGAATTTTGTCTGGTCCAATCTCCCCCGAAGTCGGGGTCGGGTGAGCGGGGTTAGTGTCTCTAGGCACAATTACCCTGGGTGGTCCGGCAGCGACAAAAAAAGTCGGGTGGAGTTTGGGGAGATGGGAACAAGCCACGGGACTTACCCGAGGGAGCTATTCCCGTTTCATCCGCGATATGGTAAAGGGTCCTTGTCCGCACACCGAGTCATTGCAGGAGATTCTCCATGGGACCAGGGTCCGACCCAAGACATCAACAAGCTCACGGCAGCTCCCCTGCCAAAGGCTCGCCGCCTGGAGCGCTAACGCCCCCCAAAACCACGGTCAATTTTCCCCTGGGGCAGGTGGTCATCACCCCCGGAGCGCTTGAGGCCATCCCCCAAGATGAAGTCCTGGCTGCCCTCTCACGCCACAGCAGAGGAGATTGGGGCATCGTCAAAACGGAGGACTGGAAGGAAAATGACCTCTCAGTTCGTGAGGGGTTTCGAATCCTCTCAGCTTATGAAACCAGGGATGGAACCAAATTTTGGATCATCACAGAAGCTGACCGGAGCTCCACCTGTCTCTTACTCCCCCACGAGTATTAGGATTGCGCCATCGATACCTGTCCCGCGCAATCCGGAGATGGGGCCGTGCGGACCCAGAGCACAAGGGTAAACTGATTTCGAACGCGGCGCTCCCCTCCCCCGCCCGCGTTCCCCCTTAAAAGTTATCCCCTCCAAAGAAAACTTCATTACGCCGCCTCCCGGAACTCTAGGACCCTAAAGCGGTCAGGATTTTCCTCCCGATATTTCACTAGTGCCGCCCTTCCCCGGTCTTCTTGCGCCTGGGT carries:
- a CDS encoding choice-of-anchor E domain-containing protein, with translation MAAITLAFHLNAAMATNITNTVPFDPPLNIWTDQSLSIPQFNASNGTLRNVQLAFNMQTDGTIRIRNGCTQRKTINFAYSNSFVLRVLETNFEAATESRTGLALSPGETAEFGSQSKRRTVTFDVSETGKFIGNGTTVANVSRAGSVTATCVEGGCGCVAASIVSFDIRGEVSVIYTFDPPPPPRINWELAPNGLDLLLSWPIQEGFSYVLETSTGFDNWLPISTNAAPTIVAREQVAIGTEAERFFRISRAAVVVH